The following are encoded together in the Onychostoma macrolepis isolate SWU-2019 chromosome 03, ASM1243209v1, whole genome shotgun sequence genome:
- the LOC131536104 gene encoding uncharacterized protein LOC131536104, which translates to MADKGHLCLRGLIFLSSLLTGTSGIDETHVFIKSGENVHLSCNNALPDCKSTHWIYNGISHSETVELTAGGIKKTGIERHERLSLGYNCSLNIMNVTEEDYGSYTCRQYVNDKQQGTDARVSLHVLRVSSSSSQTEISAGRSVTLSCQLYSFAGVSCDRWIHSEGIELFWVNQAGVKLMRSDSRYQISAPGHCISTLNTTLLNEDHNREWRCQLTQGNQVKISATYTVKISARAASMTAVIPVHITNSQTTNKHITKDMITDPGKTELSRTTGSLFREILIILETAVFAAPTVILLQIICARRAGRKNSQHLEEI; encoded by the exons atggCTGATAAGGGTCATTTGTGTCTGAGGGGACTGATCTTTCTCTCTTCACTTCTCACAG GTACCAGTGGAATAGATGAGACTCATGTGTTCATCAAATCTGGTGAAAATGTCCATCTGTCCTGTAATAATGCTCTTCCTGACTGCAAATCAACACATTGGATCTATAATGGAATCAGTCATTCAGAGACAGTTGAACTGACTGCTGGAGGGATAAAGAAGACAGGCATTGAGAGACATGAGAGACTGAGTTTGGGGTATAATTGCTCTCTGAACATCATGAACGTCACAGAAGAAGATTATGGATCTTACACCTGCAGACAATATGTGAATGACAAACAACAAGGAACTGATGCTCGTGTTTCTTTGCATGTTCTCCGTG tcTCTTCATCATCCTCACAGACTGAGATCAGTGCAGGCCGctctgtgactctctcctgTCAGTTGTATTCATTTGCTGGAGTCTCTTGTGATCGTTGGATCCATTCTGAGGGAATTGAGCTGTTCTGGGTGAATCAGGCTGGTGTTAAACTGATGAGATCAGACTCCAGATATCAGATATCAGCTCCAGGACACTGTATCAGCACTCTGAATACAACACTCCTGAATGAAGATCACAACAGAGAGTGGAGATGTCAGCTTACTCAGGGAAATCAAGTCAAGATCTCAGCCACATATACTGTCAAGATCTCAG CTCGAGCTGCTTCGATGACAGCAGTGATTCCAGTCCACATCACAAACTCTCAAACTACAAACAAGCACATAACTAAAG ACATGATCACAGATCCAGGAAAAACTGAACTCAGCAGGACTACTGGATCATTattcagag AGATCTTGATTATTCTTGAGACGGCAGTGTTTGCTGCTCCTACTGTGATTCTTCTTCAGATCATCTGTGCAAGAAGAGCTG gaAGGAAGAACTCGCAGCACCTAGAGGAAATATGA